The Vitis vinifera cultivar Pinot Noir 40024 chromosome 12, ASM3070453v1 genome has a segment encoding these proteins:
- the LOC100241966 gene encoding probable LRR receptor-like serine/threonine-protein kinase At3g47570 isoform X1 — protein MGKNSGLFPHTSVFLMHCWVAFLSPTASLANLADELSLLAMKAHITSDSKDVLATNWSTTTSYCNWFGVSCDAARQRVIALDLSNMDLEGTIAPQVGNLSFLVTLDLSNNSFHASIPNEIAKCRELRQLYLFNNRLTGSIPQAIGNLSKLEQLYLGGNQLTGEIPREISHLLSLKILSFRSNNLTASIPSAIFNISSLQYIGLTYNSLSGTLPMDMCYSLPKLRGLYLSGNQLSGKIPTSLGKCGRLEEISLSFNEFMGSIPRGIGSLSVLEVLYLGSNNLEGEIPQTLFNLSSLRNFELGSNNLGGILPADMCYSLPRLQVINLSQNQLKGEIPPSLSNCGELQVLGLSINEFIGRIPSGIGNLSGIEKIYLGGNNLMGTIPSSFGNLSALKTLYLEKNKIQGNIPKELGHLSELQYLSLASNILTGSVPEAIFNISNLQFIVLADNHLSGNLPSSIGTSLPQLEELLIGGNYLSGIIPASISNITKLTRLDLSYNLLTGFVPKDLGNLRSLQHLGFGNNQLSGEYSTSELGFLTSLSNCKFLRNLWIQDNPLKGTLPNSLGNLSLSLQSINASACQFKGVIPAGIGNLTNLIELGLGDNDLTGMIPTTLGQLKKLQRLYIAGNRIHGSVPNGIGHLANLVYLFLSSNQLSGLVPSSLWSLNRLLVVNLSSNFLTGDLPVEVGSMKTITKLDLSQNQFSGHIPSTMGQLGGLVELSLSKNRLQGPIPREFGNLLSLESLDLSWNNLSGAIPRSLEALVSLKYLNVSFNKLEGEIPDKGPFANFTTESFISNAGLCGAPRFQIIECEKDASGQSRNATSFLLKCILIPVVAAMVFVAFVVLIRRRRSKSKAPAQVNSFHLGKLRRISHQELIYATNYFGEDNMIGTGSLGMVHRGVLSDGSIVAVKVFNLEFQGAFKSFDAECEIMRNIQHRNLVKIISSCSILNFKALVLEYMPNGSLEKWLYSHNYCLNLVQRLNIMIDVASALEYLHHDFSVNPVVHCDLKPNNVLLDEEMVARLGDFGISKLLTETESMEQTRTLGTIGYMAPEYGSEGIVSTRGDVYSYGIMMMETFARKKPTDEMFGGEVTLRSWVESLAGRVMEVVDGNLVRREDQHFGIKESCLRSIMALALECTTESPRDRIDMKEVVVRLKKIRIKLLVI, from the exons ATGGGAAAGAATTCTGGACTCTTTCCTCATACTTCAGTGTTTCTGATGCACTGTTGGGTGGCTTTCTTATCACCAACTGCCAGCTTAGCCAATTTAGCAGATGAGCTTTCTCTTCTTGCCATGAAAGCCCATATAACATCTGACTCCAAAGACGTTTTGGCAACAAACTGGTCCACCACAACCTCCTACTGCAATTGGTTCGGTGTCTCTTGCGATGCTGCTCGCCAAAGAGTGATAGCCTTGGATCTTTCTAACATGGATCTTGAAGGAACCATTGCACCCCAAGTTGGCAACCTCTCCTTCCTTGTTACCCTTGATCTTAGCAATAACAGCTTTCATGCCTCTATTCCCAATGAGATAG CTAAGTGCAGAGAACTACGGCAGTTGTATCTATTCAACAACAGACTCACTGGAAGCATTCCACAAGCCATTGGTAACTTATCCAAACTTGAACAACTGTATCTTGGAGGAAACCAGTTAACAGGTGAAATTCCAAGGGAGATAAGTCATCTTCTTAGTCTCAAGATATTATCATTTCGAAGTAACAACCTCACCGCCTCAATACCATCTGCCATTTTCAACATATCTTCTCTGCAGTATATTGGTCTTACATACAATAGTCTCTCCGGGACTCTTCCTATGGATATGTGCTACAGTCTTCCAAAGCTTAGGGGGCTTTATCTTTCTGGCAATCAGCTGAGTGGAAAAATCCCCACCAGCTTAGGTAAATGTGGAAGACTTGAAGAAATTTCCCTATCATTCAATGAATTCATGGGAAGCATACCAAGAGGAATTGGCAGCTTGTCAGTGCTTGAGGTTTTATATCTTGGTAGTAATAACTTGGAAG GAGAAATACCTCAAACACTCTTCAACCTATCTTCGCTGAGGAATTTTGAACTTGGAAGCAATAACCTCGGAGGTATTCTGCCAGCGGATATGTGTTATAGTCTTCCTAGACTCCAAGTCATTAATCTTTCACAGAATCAGCTTAAAGGAGAAATACCGCCTAGTTTGTCAAATTGTGGAGAGCTTCAAGTGCTAGGATTATCAATCAATGAGTTCATTGGAAGAATACCCAGCGGCATTGGCAACTTATCTGGGATAGAGAAGATATATCTCGGAGGTAACAACTTGATGGGAACAATCCCATCTTCATTTGGTAATTTATCCGCACTGAAGACGTTGTATCTGGAAAAAAACAAGATCCAAGGTAACATCCCCAAAGAGTTGGGTCATCTTTCAGAATTGCAGTACTTGAGTCTTGCCTCCAATATTTTAACAGGGTCTGTACCAGAAGCAATCTTTAACATCTCAAACCTGCAGTTCATCGTGCTAGCAGATAATCACCTTTCAGGCAATCTTCCATCAAGCATTGGCACTTCCCTCCCTCAACTTGAAGAACTTCTGATTGGAGGCAACTATTTAAGTGGAATAATTCCAGCATCTATTTCCAATATTACCAAACTCACCCGCCTGGATCTATCCTACAACCTCCTAACTGGTTTTGTGCCAAAAGATCTAGGGAACTTGAGATCACTCCAACACCTAGGATTTGGAAATAATCAGTTATCTGGTGAATACTCAACCTCCGAGCTTGGCTTTCTAACTTCTTTGTCAAATTGcaaatttttgagaaatttgtGGATACAAGATAACCCTCTAAAAGGTACTCTTCCAAATTCATTAGGGAATCTCTCTTTGTCTCTTCAAAGTATCAATGCATCAGCTTGCCAATTCAAAGGTGTGATTCCAGCAGGAATTGGTAATTTGACCAACTTGATAGAATTGGGCCTCGGAGATAATGACCTGACAGGAATGATTCCTACGACACTGGGACAACTAAAGAAGCTCCAGCGGCTGTACATTGCAGGAAATAGAATACATGGTTCAGTTCCTAATGGTATAGGCCACTTGGCAAACTTGGTTTACTTATTTTTGAGTTCAAATCAACTCTCTGGATTAGTACCTTCATCGCTGTGGAGCCTGAATCGTCTTTTGGTTGTTAACTTGTCTTCAAATTTCTTGACGGGTGATCTACCAGTGGAAGTCGGAAGCATGAAAACCATAACCAAATTGGACCTATCACAGAACCAGTTTTCAGGCCACATTCCAAGCACCATGGGACAACTTGGGGGCTTGGTTGAACTCTCCTTATCCAAAAACAGACTGCAGGGCCCCATACCCCGGGAGTTTGGTAATTTGTTAAGCTTGGAGTCCTTGGATCTGTCCTGGAACAATCTTTCTGGTGCCATTCCGAGGTCACTAGAAGCTCTTGTCTCTCTCAAATATCTAAATGTTTCTTTCAATAAGCTAGAAGGAGAAATTCCTGATAAAGGACCTTTTGCAAACTTTACGACTGAGTCTTTCATCTCCAATGCGGGACTTTGTGGAGCACCTCGATTTCAGATCATAGAATGTGAGAAAGACGCTAGTGGGCAATCACGGAATGCAACATCCTTCCTCTTGAAATGTATTCTAATACCAGTTGTAGCAGCGATGGTTTTTGTGGCTTTCGTTGTATTGATCCGCAGGAGACGAAGTAAGTCAAAAGCACCAGCTCAAGTCAATTCATTCCATCTGGGAAAGCTTAGAAGGATATCGCATCAGGAACTTATTTATGCAACCAACTACTTCGGTGAAGACAACATGATTGGAACAGGAAGCCTAGGCATGGTACACAGAGGGGTATTATCTGACGGGTCGATTGTTGCAGTAAAGGTTTTCAATTTAGAATTCCAAGGAGCATTCAAGAGTTTTGACGCAGAATGTGAAATAATGCGAAATATTCAGCATCGTAATCTTGTCAAGATAATCAGTAGTTGCTCAATTCTCAACTTCAAAGCCTTGGTGCTGGAGTATATGCCTAATGGGAGCCTTGAGAAGTGGCTCTACTCTCACAATTACTGTCTGAATCTTGTCCAAAGACTAAATATTATGATAGATGTGGCATCAGCACTTGAGTATCTACATCATGATTTTTCAGTTAATCCTGTGGTGCATTGTGATTTGAAGCCCAACAATGTTCTGTTAGACGAGGAGATGGTTGCGCGCTTAGGGGAttttggaatttcaaaattGTTGACGGAAACAGAGTCCATGGAGCAAACAAGAACCTTAGGAACCATTGGGTACATGGCAccag AGTATGGGTCAGAAGGAATAGTATCTACAAGGGGCGATGTGTACAGCTACGGGATTATGATGATGGAAACATTTGCAAGGAAGAAGCCGACGGATGAAATGTTTGGTGGGGAGGTAACGCTGAGGAGTTGGGTGGAGTCATTAGCGGGTAGAGTGATGGAGGTTGTAGATGGGAATCTAGTGAGGAGGGAGGACCAACATTTTGGCATCAAAGAGAGCTGCCTGCGCTCCATCATGGCATTAGCTTTGGAATGTACAACAGAGTCACCTAGAGACAGGATTGACATGAAGGAGGTTGTGGTCAGACTTAAGAAGATCAGAATCAAATTGCTCGTCATATGA
- the LOC100241966 gene encoding probable LRR receptor-like serine/threonine-protein kinase At3g47570 isoform X2 has protein sequence MDMCYSLPKLRGLYLSGNQLSGKIPTSLGKCGRLEEISLSFNEFMGSIPRGIGSLSVLEVLYLGSNNLEGEIPQTLFNLSSLRNFELGSNNLGGILPADMCYSLPRLQVINLSQNQLKGEIPPSLSNCGELQVLGLSINEFIGRIPSGIGNLSGIEKIYLGGNNLMGTIPSSFGNLSALKTLYLEKNKIQGNIPKELGHLSELQYLSLASNILTGSVPEAIFNISNLQFIVLADNHLSGNLPSSIGTSLPQLEELLIGGNYLSGIIPASISNITKLTRLDLSYNLLTGFVPKDLGNLRSLQHLGFGNNQLSGEYSTSELGFLTSLSNCKFLRNLWIQDNPLKGTLPNSLGNLSLSLQSINASACQFKGVIPAGIGNLTNLIELGLGDNDLTGMIPTTLGQLKKLQRLYIAGNRIHGSVPNGIGHLANLVYLFLSSNQLSGLVPSSLWSLNRLLVVNLSSNFLTGDLPVEVGSMKTITKLDLSQNQFSGHIPSTMGQLGGLVELSLSKNRLQGPIPREFGNLLSLESLDLSWNNLSGAIPRSLEALVSLKYLNVSFNKLEGEIPDKGPFANFTTESFISNAGLCGAPRFQIIECEKDASGQSRNATSFLLKCILIPVVAAMVFVAFVVLIRRRRSKSKAPAQVNSFHLGKLRRISHQELIYATNYFGEDNMIGTGSLGMVHRGVLSDGSIVAVKVFNLEFQGAFKSFDAECEIMRNIQHRNLVKIISSCSILNFKALVLEYMPNGSLEKWLYSHNYCLNLVQRLNIMIDVASALEYLHHDFSVNPVVHCDLKPNNVLLDEEMVARLGDFGISKLLTETESMEQTRTLGTIGYMAPEYGSEGIVSTRGDVYSYGIMMMETFARKKPTDEMFGGEVTLRSWVESLAGRVMEVVDGNLVRREDQHFGIKESCLRSIMALALECTTESPRDRIDMKEVVVRLKKIRIKLLVI, from the exons ATGGATATGTGCTACAGTCTTCCAAAGCTTAGGGGGCTTTATCTTTCTGGCAATCAGCTGAGTGGAAAAATCCCCACCAGCTTAGGTAAATGTGGAAGACTTGAAGAAATTTCCCTATCATTCAATGAATTCATGGGAAGCATACCAAGAGGAATTGGCAGCTTGTCAGTGCTTGAGGTTTTATATCTTGGTAGTAATAACTTGGAAG GAGAAATACCTCAAACACTCTTCAACCTATCTTCGCTGAGGAATTTTGAACTTGGAAGCAATAACCTCGGAGGTATTCTGCCAGCGGATATGTGTTATAGTCTTCCTAGACTCCAAGTCATTAATCTTTCACAGAATCAGCTTAAAGGAGAAATACCGCCTAGTTTGTCAAATTGTGGAGAGCTTCAAGTGCTAGGATTATCAATCAATGAGTTCATTGGAAGAATACCCAGCGGCATTGGCAACTTATCTGGGATAGAGAAGATATATCTCGGAGGTAACAACTTGATGGGAACAATCCCATCTTCATTTGGTAATTTATCCGCACTGAAGACGTTGTATCTGGAAAAAAACAAGATCCAAGGTAACATCCCCAAAGAGTTGGGTCATCTTTCAGAATTGCAGTACTTGAGTCTTGCCTCCAATATTTTAACAGGGTCTGTACCAGAAGCAATCTTTAACATCTCAAACCTGCAGTTCATCGTGCTAGCAGATAATCACCTTTCAGGCAATCTTCCATCAAGCATTGGCACTTCCCTCCCTCAACTTGAAGAACTTCTGATTGGAGGCAACTATTTAAGTGGAATAATTCCAGCATCTATTTCCAATATTACCAAACTCACCCGCCTGGATCTATCCTACAACCTCCTAACTGGTTTTGTGCCAAAAGATCTAGGGAACTTGAGATCACTCCAACACCTAGGATTTGGAAATAATCAGTTATCTGGTGAATACTCAACCTCCGAGCTTGGCTTTCTAACTTCTTTGTCAAATTGcaaatttttgagaaatttgtGGATACAAGATAACCCTCTAAAAGGTACTCTTCCAAATTCATTAGGGAATCTCTCTTTGTCTCTTCAAAGTATCAATGCATCAGCTTGCCAATTCAAAGGTGTGATTCCAGCAGGAATTGGTAATTTGACCAACTTGATAGAATTGGGCCTCGGAGATAATGACCTGACAGGAATGATTCCTACGACACTGGGACAACTAAAGAAGCTCCAGCGGCTGTACATTGCAGGAAATAGAATACATGGTTCAGTTCCTAATGGTATAGGCCACTTGGCAAACTTGGTTTACTTATTTTTGAGTTCAAATCAACTCTCTGGATTAGTACCTTCATCGCTGTGGAGCCTGAATCGTCTTTTGGTTGTTAACTTGTCTTCAAATTTCTTGACGGGTGATCTACCAGTGGAAGTCGGAAGCATGAAAACCATAACCAAATTGGACCTATCACAGAACCAGTTTTCAGGCCACATTCCAAGCACCATGGGACAACTTGGGGGCTTGGTTGAACTCTCCTTATCCAAAAACAGACTGCAGGGCCCCATACCCCGGGAGTTTGGTAATTTGTTAAGCTTGGAGTCCTTGGATCTGTCCTGGAACAATCTTTCTGGTGCCATTCCGAGGTCACTAGAAGCTCTTGTCTCTCTCAAATATCTAAATGTTTCTTTCAATAAGCTAGAAGGAGAAATTCCTGATAAAGGACCTTTTGCAAACTTTACGACTGAGTCTTTCATCTCCAATGCGGGACTTTGTGGAGCACCTCGATTTCAGATCATAGAATGTGAGAAAGACGCTAGTGGGCAATCACGGAATGCAACATCCTTCCTCTTGAAATGTATTCTAATACCAGTTGTAGCAGCGATGGTTTTTGTGGCTTTCGTTGTATTGATCCGCAGGAGACGAAGTAAGTCAAAAGCACCAGCTCAAGTCAATTCATTCCATCTGGGAAAGCTTAGAAGGATATCGCATCAGGAACTTATTTATGCAACCAACTACTTCGGTGAAGACAACATGATTGGAACAGGAAGCCTAGGCATGGTACACAGAGGGGTATTATCTGACGGGTCGATTGTTGCAGTAAAGGTTTTCAATTTAGAATTCCAAGGAGCATTCAAGAGTTTTGACGCAGAATGTGAAATAATGCGAAATATTCAGCATCGTAATCTTGTCAAGATAATCAGTAGTTGCTCAATTCTCAACTTCAAAGCCTTGGTGCTGGAGTATATGCCTAATGGGAGCCTTGAGAAGTGGCTCTACTCTCACAATTACTGTCTGAATCTTGTCCAAAGACTAAATATTATGATAGATGTGGCATCAGCACTTGAGTATCTACATCATGATTTTTCAGTTAATCCTGTGGTGCATTGTGATTTGAAGCCCAACAATGTTCTGTTAGACGAGGAGATGGTTGCGCGCTTAGGGGAttttggaatttcaaaattGTTGACGGAAACAGAGTCCATGGAGCAAACAAGAACCTTAGGAACCATTGGGTACATGGCAccag AGTATGGGTCAGAAGGAATAGTATCTACAAGGGGCGATGTGTACAGCTACGGGATTATGATGATGGAAACATTTGCAAGGAAGAAGCCGACGGATGAAATGTTTGGTGGGGAGGTAACGCTGAGGAGTTGGGTGGAGTCATTAGCGGGTAGAGTGATGGAGGTTGTAGATGGGAATCTAGTGAGGAGGGAGGACCAACATTTTGGCATCAAAGAGAGCTGCCTGCGCTCCATCATGGCATTAGCTTTGGAATGTACAACAGAGTCACCTAGAGACAGGATTGACATGAAGGAGGTTGTGGTCAGACTTAAGAAGATCAGAATCAAATTGCTCGTCATATGA
- the LOC100855007 gene encoding protein MAIN-LIKE 2 isoform X1, which produces MDFYVTNPGPIDESVLYDQDKHVSSAVWEGQERGALRCHEHTSKLDQWALTPKQLELVHKAGFGYLRLIPAISLDNPLISALVERWRRETNTFHLNVGEMTVTLEDVAYLLGLAIDGEPVMGVTYTTCDTVCEKLLGKAPDSGYTSGGMVKLSWLKESFSHCPEDAPMEEIECHTRAYLLYLVGSTIFSTTTGNKVPVMYLPLFENFDQAGTYAWGAAALSFLYRALGNASLKSQSTVSGCLTLLQCWSYYHLDIGRPKLNQDPFHVPFPLVLRWKGKQSAPTANRDLMFYRKALDSLKSCDVEWLPYINIDNRIIPEDIKSSLIVGRSKTMLICFDKAERHLPDRCLRQYGMNQSIPEDVQQWERKSRGVDGGVDLSGKMELELNEWLDRRLNIVEGDEGVEESEYMQWYMKITRRFVGRLLPLSSEFQRMHAALRDIAHIADTVSTQGMDSQQMESVTRIRYIVHECLRDQVGTSMLVSGIPQVEHRKRIRGKERVRRKSIGKRKRKDDPVQCQATSEGDPDQSQLCSAAGAIDYSQLCLTDGEVDDLQLCHAGSAGVDAQLHTTIEVDGTPLCLPTDEVDDTETCIGVTEVDDSQVCHAAMKDEVQAVSQSPLETSEDVVQHNSYSIVV; this is translated from the exons ATGGACTTCTATGTAACTAATCCTGGGCCAATTGATGAATCTGTACTTTATGATCAAGATAAGCATGTGTCATCAGCAGTGTGGGAGGGGCAG GAGCGTGGTGCACTTAGATGCCATGAACACACTTCAAAACTTGATCAATGGGCACTCACTCCAAAACAGCTGGAGTTAGTACATAAGGCTGGATTTGGGTACTTAAGATTAATTCCTGCTATTAGTTTAGACAATCCACTTATCTCTGCACTAGTTGAGAGGTGGAGGAGAGAAACAAATACATTTCACTTGAATGTTGGAGAAATGACAGTGACACTTGAAGATGTTGCATACTTGCTTGGACTAGCAATTGATGGTGAGCCTGTTATGGGTGTAACATACACCACATGTGACACAGTATGTGAAAAACTTTTAGGGAAAGCACCAGACTCTGGTTACACAAGTGGTGGGATGGTGAAGTTAAGTTGGTTGAAAGAGTCCTTTTCTCATTGTCCTGAAGACGCACCAATGGAAGAGATAGAGTGCCATACACGTGCTTACCTGCTTTATCTTGTTGGTAGTACTATATTTTCCACTACCACTGGCAATAAAGTCCCTGTGATGTACCTTCCATTGTTTGAGAATTTTGACCAAGCTGGGACGTATGCTTGGGGTGCAGCAGCATTATCATTCTTGTATAGAGCACTTGGCAATGCTTCCCTTAAATCTCAAAGTACTGTTAGCGGCTGTTTAACACTATTACAG TGTTGGAGTTACTATCACCTGGATATTGGTCGACCAAAGCTTAATCAAGACCCATTCCATGTTCCTTTTCCACTTGTACTTAGATGGAAAGGAAAACAAAGTGCTCCAACAGCAAACCGTGATTTAATGTTCTATCGTAAGGCATTGGACTCCCTTAAGTCATGTGAT GTTGAGTGGCTTCCTTACATCAACATTGACAATAGGATTATACCAGAAGATATCAAGAGTAGTTTGATTGTAGGGAGGTCAAAAACAATGTTGATATGTTTTGACAAGGCAGAAAGACACCTCCCTGACCGATGCTTAAGGCAATATGGCATGAACCAGTCAATCCCAGAAGATGTGCAGCAGTGGGAAAGAAAGAGTCGTGGAGTTGATGGTGGGGTAGACTTGTCAGGGAAAATGGAACTAGAGCTTAATGAATGGTTGGACCGTCGACTTAATATTGTGGAAGGTGATGAGGGTGTGGAAGAAAGTGAATACATGCAGTGGTACATGAAAATTACACGTAGATTTGTAGGAAGACTTTTACCTTTATCATCCGAATTTCAGAGAATG CATGCTGCTTTAAGGGATATTGCACACATAGCTGATACAGTCTCCACACAGGGGATGGATTCTCAGCAAATGGAATCAGTGACAAGGATCAGGTATATTGTGCATGAATGTCTGAGGGACCAAGTTGGAACTTCAATGCTAGTGTCGGGCATCCCACAGGTTGAACATAGGAAAAGAATAAGGGGAAAAGAGAGAGTAAGAAGAAAGAGTATTGGGAAACGTAAGCGGAAGGATGATCCAGTTCAATGTCAAGCAACTAGTGAAGGTGATCCAGATCAATCACAGCTGTGTAGTGCAGCTGGTGCGATTGACTATTCTCAGCTATGTCTCACAGATGGTGAGGTTGATGATTTACAGCTATGTCATGCAGGTAGTGCTGGTGTTGACGCACAGCTACACACAACTATTGAGGTTGATGGCACACCCCTTTGTCTTCCAACTGATGAGGTTGATGATACAGAGACTTGTATTGGAGTTACTGAGGTTGATGACTCTCAGGTTTGTCATGCGGCTATGAAGGATGAAGTACAAGCTGTTTCACAGTCACCTCTTGAAACTAGTGAGGATGTTGTGCAGCATAATAGCTATAGCATTGTAGTATAA
- the LOC100855007 gene encoding protein MAIN-LIKE 2 isoform X2, which produces MDFYVTNPGPIDESVLYDQDKHVSSAVWEGQERGALRCHEHTSKLDQWALTPKQLELVHKAGFGYLRLIPAISLDNPLISALVERWRRETNTFHLNVGEMTVTLEDVAYLLGLAIDGEPVMGVTYTTCDTVCEKLLGKAPDSGYTSGGMVKLSWLKESFSHCPEDAPMEEIECHTRAYLLYLVGSTIFSTTTGNKVPVMYLPLFENFDQAGTYAWGAAALSFLYRALGNASLKSQSTVSGCLTLLQCWSYYHLDIGRPKLNQDPFHVPFPLVLRWKGKQSAPTANRDLMFYRKALDSLKSCDVEWLPYINIDNRIIPEDIKSSLIVGRSKTMLICFDKAERHLPDRCLRQYGMNQSIPEDVQQWERKSRGVDGGVDLSGKMELELNEWLDRRLNIVEGDEGVEESEYMQWYMKITRRFVGRLLPLSSEFQRMHAALRDIAHIADTVSTQGMDSQQMESVTRIRYIVHECLRDQVGTSMLVSGIPQVEHRKRIRGKERVRRKSIGKRKRKDDPVQCQATSEGSAGVDAQLHTTIEVDGTPLCLPTDEVDDTETCIGVTEVDDSQVCHAAMKDEVQAVSQSPLETSEDVVQHNSYSIVV; this is translated from the exons ATGGACTTCTATGTAACTAATCCTGGGCCAATTGATGAATCTGTACTTTATGATCAAGATAAGCATGTGTCATCAGCAGTGTGGGAGGGGCAG GAGCGTGGTGCACTTAGATGCCATGAACACACTTCAAAACTTGATCAATGGGCACTCACTCCAAAACAGCTGGAGTTAGTACATAAGGCTGGATTTGGGTACTTAAGATTAATTCCTGCTATTAGTTTAGACAATCCACTTATCTCTGCACTAGTTGAGAGGTGGAGGAGAGAAACAAATACATTTCACTTGAATGTTGGAGAAATGACAGTGACACTTGAAGATGTTGCATACTTGCTTGGACTAGCAATTGATGGTGAGCCTGTTATGGGTGTAACATACACCACATGTGACACAGTATGTGAAAAACTTTTAGGGAAAGCACCAGACTCTGGTTACACAAGTGGTGGGATGGTGAAGTTAAGTTGGTTGAAAGAGTCCTTTTCTCATTGTCCTGAAGACGCACCAATGGAAGAGATAGAGTGCCATACACGTGCTTACCTGCTTTATCTTGTTGGTAGTACTATATTTTCCACTACCACTGGCAATAAAGTCCCTGTGATGTACCTTCCATTGTTTGAGAATTTTGACCAAGCTGGGACGTATGCTTGGGGTGCAGCAGCATTATCATTCTTGTATAGAGCACTTGGCAATGCTTCCCTTAAATCTCAAAGTACTGTTAGCGGCTGTTTAACACTATTACAG TGTTGGAGTTACTATCACCTGGATATTGGTCGACCAAAGCTTAATCAAGACCCATTCCATGTTCCTTTTCCACTTGTACTTAGATGGAAAGGAAAACAAAGTGCTCCAACAGCAAACCGTGATTTAATGTTCTATCGTAAGGCATTGGACTCCCTTAAGTCATGTGAT GTTGAGTGGCTTCCTTACATCAACATTGACAATAGGATTATACCAGAAGATATCAAGAGTAGTTTGATTGTAGGGAGGTCAAAAACAATGTTGATATGTTTTGACAAGGCAGAAAGACACCTCCCTGACCGATGCTTAAGGCAATATGGCATGAACCAGTCAATCCCAGAAGATGTGCAGCAGTGGGAAAGAAAGAGTCGTGGAGTTGATGGTGGGGTAGACTTGTCAGGGAAAATGGAACTAGAGCTTAATGAATGGTTGGACCGTCGACTTAATATTGTGGAAGGTGATGAGGGTGTGGAAGAAAGTGAATACATGCAGTGGTACATGAAAATTACACGTAGATTTGTAGGAAGACTTTTACCTTTATCATCCGAATTTCAGAGAATG CATGCTGCTTTAAGGGATATTGCACACATAGCTGATACAGTCTCCACACAGGGGATGGATTCTCAGCAAATGGAATCAGTGACAAGGATCAGGTATATTGTGCATGAATGTCTGAGGGACCAAGTTGGAACTTCAATGCTAGTGTCGGGCATCCCACAGGTTGAACATAGGAAAAGAATAAGGGGAAAAGAGAGAGTAAGAAGAAAGAGTATTGGGAAACGTAAGCGGAAGGATGATCCAGTTCAATGTCAAGCAACTAGTGAAG GTAGTGCTGGTGTTGACGCACAGCTACACACAACTATTGAGGTTGATGGCACACCCCTTTGTCTTCCAACTGATGAGGTTGATGATACAGAGACTTGTATTGGAGTTACTGAGGTTGATGACTCTCAGGTTTGTCATGCGGCTATGAAGGATGAAGTACAAGCTGTTTCACAGTCACCTCTTGAAACTAGTGAGGATGTTGTGCAGCATAATAGCTATAGCATTGTAGTATAA